In one window of uncultured Draconibacterium sp. DNA:
- a CDS encoding outer membrane protein transport protein: MNKKAIISLIALLTLTILANAQMDNLANMSAKWIRSNVRNAALDGGADMVNYNPAGLAMLNEGIYLSLSNQMLFRHPQHSFNFYGTEMTYKQNGMDPILPMFYAAYKKNKYAVSSGVYISGGGATVDYPNGSLSTLLIANILSPNNQLTEQSLKASSYYLAIPLNFSYALSDDLSFSVGGRYIMGINNTEANVAFSQVVLGVDYKSTASGFGGIIGIDFRPSEKLNIAVHYETKVNLEFEVSDNKGSVELAENGTKSQRDLPAALNTGIRYKISDKLSTEADFNYYFQTAANWGDIVLADVYGNSTVKDLSDLAGNCYTANLGFIYMLNEKLEVSAGCSFTAFNYDNMELYYTQLGLYEAPKYDNLNIGLGAGYNISDNIQIDLGLGRTFWNDESIKSLGADIPVDVTNKSYVLALGVDFRL; the protein is encoded by the coding sequence ATGAACAAAAAAGCAATTATATCACTTATTGCATTGCTTACCCTAACTATTTTAGCGAATGCACAAATGGATAATTTGGCTAATATGAGTGCCAAATGGATCCGATCAAATGTCAGAAATGCAGCTCTTGATGGAGGTGCCGATATGGTTAATTATAATCCTGCCGGCTTAGCAATGCTCAATGAAGGCATTTATTTAAGCCTTAGTAACCAAATGCTATTTCGCCATCCACAACACAGTTTTAATTTTTACGGAACAGAAATGACTTACAAGCAAAATGGTATGGATCCTATTCTGCCAATGTTTTATGCTGCATACAAGAAAAATAAATATGCGGTTTCATCTGGCGTATATATCTCAGGAGGTGGTGCTACTGTTGATTATCCCAACGGATCGTTATCAACACTTTTAATCGCAAATATTTTGTCGCCGAATAATCAGCTTACAGAGCAGTCGTTAAAAGCGTCTTCTTACTATTTAGCCATACCACTAAATTTTTCTTATGCTCTTTCCGATGACCTTTCATTTTCTGTAGGAGGTCGCTACATCATGGGAATTAACAATACCGAAGCAAATGTTGCGTTCTCTCAGGTAGTGCTTGGTGTTGATTATAAATCGACAGCGAGCGGATTTGGAGGAATCATTGGCATTGACTTCAGACCTTCTGAAAAATTAAATATTGCCGTACATTACGAAACGAAAGTAAATTTAGAGTTCGAAGTGTCGGATAACAAAGGCAGTGTTGAGCTAGCTGAGAACGGAACAAAAAGCCAACGCGATTTGCCCGCTGCTTTAAATACCGGCATTCGCTACAAAATTTCAGATAAGTTAAGTACGGAGGCCGATTTTAACTACTACTTCCAAACTGCCGCCAACTGGGGAGACATTGTATTAGCTGATGTATACGGTAATAGTACAGTTAAAGATTTATCGGATTTAGCCGGAAATTGTTATACTGCAAATTTGGGCTTCATTTATATGCTAAATGAGAAGCTTGAAGTAAGTGCCGGATGTAGCTTCACTGCTTTTAACTACGATAATATGGAGCTTTATTACACTCAGCTGGGACTTTATGAAGCGCCAAAATATGACAACTTAAATATTGGATTGGGAGCAGGCTACAATATCTCCGACAACATTCAGATTGATTTAGGTTTGGGACGTACCTTCTGGAACGACGAAAGCATTAAGTCTTTAGGTGCAGACATTCCTGTTGATGTAACGAATAAATCATACGTATTGGCTCTTGGCGTTGATTTTCGCCTTTAA
- a CDS encoding HD domain-containing protein: MIFSDILYGRIDIPDFYIPFLKMPEFVRLRGVRLSNVDSFEFKDFNGPSRWEHSIGVLNLALQYSKLKKLNKSDECHLCLAALLHDVATPPFAHTIEYIFENFDHEYESFNLLNSNKSDFLPHNTPVYTTSLPIFTELCRKKTREVKFKIDPEIISEMISGGGDLGFLINGTIDLDNIDNVCRSSTHMGIDVNKNVPYKLVEWLSGFNSAPSDIFDITEEPVKSWIGYRTQMYSLFFTSSEEELGRQAFLQHIIRRAFEQGMSKESIIWNTDESLLSQIENLDRIEKIDHCYKYNIGELVQRYRLMDSVKEYIKIPIETSEILAVIKNPLFATWLEKRMSTKWFEPFVIVNEKRFKGNTSGQLFQQHKGEIILFHLSSHDVKREQFPEWIVEKTAESQKGKILRKKVQNIIQSELNEWLVTKPWTVFSEERRNNIISNLNHYRDWSFFKTRNQSLHAYPGTFVQSIPSSLISALGLQGELIMDTFGGTGQTATEAIKHGCSVVSIDSNSIASMVADVKFTYLTADQREVIRKISSQDLIESPAEMVKNKEINKWFHPRTIEELSRIRTFFQNFDDLNISHYLKMCFSSILTSCTARKGKDYAYFADNTPLPNDLECAPYISPYSIFLSKVNRNLSIIEEFYGSLGEGDVNLLDRLEQAKIVHSDFLKTSTDSLGIEPKSVKAIITSPPYLCMIDYTLGQRLSYRWLFPEEFDIDFEEEIGKRRDRGNSKKAIDNYYEAFRRYAKKTKEYLSKGGYLVTVLGAPQANSFKEIELFDTVDKVFEDEGYSVFWDKFRPISWHRNRGHAHLKEERITVYVLNE; encoded by the coding sequence ATGATATTTTCAGATATATTATATGGTCGAATCGACATTCCAGATTTTTATATACCTTTTTTAAAGATGCCGGAATTTGTTCGTTTGAGAGGCGTCCGGTTATCAAATGTTGATTCTTTCGAATTTAAAGACTTTAATGGTCCTAGCAGATGGGAGCATTCTATTGGTGTCTTAAATCTGGCATTACAATATTCAAAACTCAAAAAACTAAATAAATCTGATGAGTGCCACTTGTGTCTTGCTGCTTTATTGCACGATGTCGCCACTCCACCATTTGCTCATACAATCGAATATATTTTCGAGAACTTTGACCATGAATATGAGTCCTTTAATCTCTTGAATTCTAATAAATCGGACTTTTTACCACACAATACTCCTGTTTACACAACGAGCTTGCCAATTTTCACAGAATTATGTAGAAAAAAAACGAGAGAAGTAAAATTTAAAATTGACCCAGAGATAATCTCCGAAATGATTTCTGGTGGTGGTGACTTAGGTTTTCTTATAAATGGAACAATTGATCTTGATAACATTGATAATGTATGTAGATCATCAACTCATATGGGAATTGATGTGAATAAAAATGTGCCATACAAGCTAGTGGAATGGTTATCAGGCTTTAATAGTGCCCCTAGCGATATCTTTGATATAACAGAGGAACCAGTTAAAAGTTGGATTGGGTATCGAACCCAAATGTACAGTTTGTTCTTTACTTCAAGTGAAGAAGAATTGGGGAGACAAGCATTTTTACAACATATTATAAGGCGAGCTTTTGAACAGGGCATGTCTAAAGAATCTATTATCTGGAATACTGATGAATCGTTGCTTTCACAAATAGAGAATCTTGATAGAATTGAAAAAATTGACCATTGCTATAAGTACAACATTGGAGAGCTAGTGCAAAGATACCGACTAATGGATAGCGTAAAGGAGTACATTAAAATTCCAATTGAAACTAGTGAAATACTTGCAGTTATTAAAAATCCATTGTTTGCGACATGGCTTGAGAAAAGAATGTCAACCAAATGGTTTGAACCATTTGTTATTGTTAATGAGAAAAGATTTAAAGGAAACACAAGTGGGCAACTCTTCCAACAACATAAAGGAGAAATAATATTGTTTCATTTGTCTTCCCATGATGTTAAGCGAGAGCAGTTTCCTGAATGGATAGTTGAAAAAACAGCAGAAAGTCAGAAAGGAAAGATCTTAAGGAAGAAAGTTCAAAATATTATTCAATCTGAGTTGAATGAATGGTTAGTGACAAAGCCGTGGACTGTATTTAGTGAAGAAAGACGTAATAATATAATAAGCAATTTAAACCATTATCGAGACTGGAGTTTTTTCAAGACGAGAAATCAAAGTTTACATGCTTATCCTGGAACCTTTGTGCAATCTATTCCATCTTCTTTAATTTCTGCACTTGGTTTACAGGGTGAATTAATTATGGACACATTTGGAGGAACAGGGCAAACTGCAACCGAAGCAATTAAGCATGGTTGTTCTGTTGTTTCAATAGATTCAAACTCGATAGCAAGTATGGTTGCCGATGTTAAATTCACTTATTTAACAGCAGATCAGCGCGAGGTCATCAGGAAAATTAGTTCCCAAGACCTAATTGAATCGCCAGCTGAGATGGTTAAGAATAAAGAGATAAACAAATGGTTTCATCCAAGAACCATAGAAGAATTATCAAGAATTAGAACCTTTTTCCAAAATTTCGATGATTTAAATATTTCACATTATTTAAAAATGTGTTTTTCGTCAATACTTACTTCGTGCACTGCCAGAAAAGGTAAAGATTATGCCTATTTTGCTGATAATACACCACTACCTAATGATTTAGAATGTGCTCCTTATATTTCTCCATATTCAATTTTTCTTTCAAAAGTGAACCGTAACCTTTCAATAATTGAAGAGTTCTATGGATCTCTTGGCGAAGGAGATGTAAATTTGCTTGATAGACTGGAACAAGCAAAAATTGTACATTCAGACTTTCTCAAAACGTCAACAGATTCATTAGGTATTGAACCTAAATCTGTTAAAGCCATAATTACCTCACCGCCCTATTTATGCATGATCGATTACACATTGGGACAGCGTTTGTCGTACCGGTGGTTATTTCCAGAAGAATTTGACATTGATTTTGAGGAAGAAATTGGTAAACGCAGGGATAGAGGAAATTCAAAGAAAGCTATTGACAATTACTATGAGGCGTTCAGACGTTATGCAAAGAAAACGAAAGAATATCTATCGAAAGGGGGGTATTTGGTAACCGTTCTTGGGGCACCTCAAGCGAATTCATTCAAAGAAATAGAGTTGTTTGATACAGTTGATAAAGTTTTTGAAGATGAGGGGTATAGTGTGTTCTGGGATAAGTTTCGCCCAATAAGCTGGCACAGAAACAGAGGACATGCTCATTTGAAAGAAGAAAGGATAACGGTTTATGTCCTTAACGAATAG
- a CDS encoding HIT family protein produces MLCPFCNLKTSNSINDTVLYENEYFVVVPAKGPITEGHVLIVSKSHDLSLLCVKKEQKRIFVEVLNKIAGIENFYGDFLFFEHGSYNDSMGGKTIDHTHIHVIPNYSQYANVLDGTYLLKEKICISEIPNTCLHYPYLLIGTQKEIQIYEGADVKSQEIRIKIAENNPKVIPNWQDEENINVVKKTINMWKNVKF; encoded by the coding sequence ATGTTGTGCCCTTTCTGTAATTTAAAAACAAGTAATAGTATTAATGATACTGTTTTATATGAAAATGAATATTTCGTTGTGGTACCAGCAAAGGGACCAATAACAGAGGGACATGTATTGATTGTAAGTAAGAGTCACGATTTAAGCTTACTTTGTGTAAAGAAAGAGCAGAAAAGGATATTTGTTGAAGTTTTAAATAAAATTGCTGGGATAGAAAACTTCTATGGTGATTTTCTCTTTTTCGAACACGGGAGCTATAATGATTCAATGGGGGGTAAAACCATAGACCATACACACATTCATGTAATACCCAATTATTCGCAATATGCAAATGTTCTTGATGGGACTTATTTACTTAAAGAGAAGATTTGTATTAGTGAAATACCGAACACTTGTTTACATTATCCCTACCTTTTAATAGGAACGCAAAAAGAGATACAAATATATGAAGGCGCGGATGTAAAATCTCAAGAAATTAGAATAAAAATTGCGGAGAATAATCCCAAGGTTATTCCAAATTGGCAGGATGAAGAAAATATTAATGTAGTTAAGAAGACAATAAACATGTGGAAAAATGTCAAATTTTAA
- a CDS encoding thiamine-phosphate kinase, whose protein sequence is MSNFNPTSAPELIKDLWSKEVLRSKNILCGINDDDCAIIELGDKIIGISTDFLNNRPICLEFEIATFFDLGRLTVASNLSDIIGSGLEPHSFMLGLMVERSFSEGHFLEYVRGVKYELDKIGIPLIGGDTKLGRDNNYLGIAIGTANSTKELIIKNRAKPGDVIFVSGEIGSVAAAISFLNSKFSHDEAFQKLKGWSKDTLINPSLPIELSRLLSRLELSLGGTDLSDGLSSDLYDLCKSSGVGAIINADLLPINNFAKQIANLTETEYWKLPFLTGGDFQFIFTVGKEDVENILRFPCSKIGEITDEKSIRIERNNTVNELKNFGHNDSNNLNFADEVSFHLKML, encoded by the coding sequence ATGTCAAATTTTAATCCCACCTCGGCACCCGAATTGATTAAAGATTTATGGTCGAAAGAAGTCCTGAGATCGAAAAATATTCTATGCGGGATCAATGACGATGATTGCGCCATTATTGAACTTGGAGATAAAATTATTGGTATATCAACTGATTTCCTTAACAATAGACCAATTTGTTTGGAGTTTGAGATTGCAACTTTTTTTGATTTAGGCAGATTAACAGTTGCTTCAAATTTGTCGGACATTATTGGATCAGGCCTAGAACCTCATTCATTTATGTTAGGATTAATGGTGGAAAGGAGTTTTTCTGAAGGTCACTTTTTGGAATATGTTCGAGGCGTAAAATATGAGCTTGACAAGATTGGTATTCCATTAATTGGTGGAGATACCAAACTTGGACGAGATAATAATTATTTAGGAATTGCAATTGGAACTGCAAACAGTACAAAAGAATTAATAATAAAAAATAGAGCTAAACCGGGAGATGTAATTTTTGTCTCTGGTGAAATAGGTTCAGTTGCTGCTGCTATTTCTTTTCTCAATAGTAAATTTTCACATGATGAAGCTTTTCAAAAATTGAAAGGTTGGTCAAAAGACACATTAATTAATCCTTCATTACCAATTGAGCTATCTCGATTATTATCTCGATTAGAATTATCACTTGGTGGAACTGATCTAAGCGATGGTTTAAGTTCTGATTTATACGATTTATGTAAATCCTCAGGTGTTGGAGCAATTATCAATGCTGACTTATTGCCAATAAATAATTTTGCAAAACAAATCGCGAATCTCACAGAAACTGAATATTGGAAATTACCATTTCTTACAGGTGGCGACTTTCAATTTATTTTTACAGTTGGTAAAGAAGATGTTGAAAATATTTTGCGATTTCCTTGTTCTAAAATAGGGGAAATTACTGATGAAAAATCAATAAGAATTGAAAGAAATAATACTGTTAATGAGCTAAAAAATTTTGGACACAACGACTCTAATAATCTAAATTTTGCGGACGAAGTATCCTTCCATTTAAAAATGCTGTAA